Proteins encoded by one window of Pseudonocardia sp. HH130629-09:
- a CDS encoding ACT domain-containing protein: protein MSTDAGTVNGLYRVRVRLPDEPGALARLTAALAAVDCNILALSVHGQDARSVVDELLVSGPCSVGELSVAICDAVTGGGVMVLPADPHDLVDPPTRALDLVAAGRTAADGVAALLGAASVRTPGPDDPGARDEHDIELCAADGTRIVARRAAPFTVTEVARAEAFLRAVATRPESDPPGRPTA, encoded by the coding sequence ATGAGCACCGATGCCGGGACCGTGAACGGCCTCTACCGGGTACGGGTGCGGCTGCCCGACGAACCGGGCGCCCTGGCCCGCCTCACCGCGGCCCTGGCCGCGGTGGACTGCAACATCCTCGCCCTGTCGGTGCACGGCCAGGACGCCCGCTCGGTCGTCGACGAGCTGCTGGTGTCGGGGCCGTGCAGTGTCGGGGAGCTGTCGGTCGCGATCTGCGACGCGGTCACCGGCGGCGGGGTCATGGTGCTGCCGGCCGACCCGCACGACCTGGTCGACCCGCCGACCCGGGCGCTCGACCTGGTCGCGGCGGGCCGGACGGCGGCCGACGGCGTCGCGGCGCTGCTCGGCGCCGCGTCGGTCCGCACCCCGGGCCCGGACGACCCCGGGGCCCGCGACGAGCACGACATCGAGCTGTGCGCTGCCGACGGCACCCGGATCGTCGCCCGCCGGGCGGCGCCGTTCACCGTGACCGAGGTCGCCAGGGCCGAGGCGTTCCTGCGGGCGGTCGCCACGCGCCCCGAGTCCGACCCGCCCGGCCGGCCGACGGCCTGA
- the ilvD gene encoding dihydroxy-acid dehydratase, producing MTTTSSRKPRSHQVTDGIGATAARSMLRAVGMRDDDFAKPQIGIASSWNEITPCNLSLQRLATAAKEGVHTAGGYPLEFGTISVSDAISMGHRGMHYSLVSREIIADSVETVVEAERLDGTVLLAGCDKSLPGMLMAAARLDLAGVFVYAGSIMPGRVGDREVNIGDAFEGIGACARGLITPDELDTLERAMCPGEGACGGFYTANTMAAAAEALGMALPGSASPPAVDRRRDGVARASGEAAVGMIAKGLTARSILTREAFENAIAVVMAFGGSTNAVLHLLAIAREAEVPLTLDDFNTVGDRIPHLADVKPFGRHLMYAVDQVGGVPVVMKALLDAGLIHGDARTVTGATVAENLAELDPPGLDGSVIHDLANPIHPTGGLTILRGSLAPDGAVVKSAGFDATTFTGTARVFDGEQGALDAVDAGEIGPGTIVLIRYEGPRGGPGMREMLAVTGRIKGAGLGKEVLLVTDGRFSGATTGLCVGHVAPEAADGGPIALVHDGDTITLDMKARTIDIGVEPAELERRRAGWTCPEPTNRRGVLGKYAKLVSSAADGAVCG from the coding sequence ATGACCACCACCAGTTCCCGCAAGCCCCGCAGTCACCAGGTCACCGACGGCATCGGTGCCACCGCCGCCCGCAGCATGCTGCGCGCGGTCGGCATGCGCGACGACGACTTCGCCAAGCCCCAGATCGGCATCGCCTCGTCCTGGAACGAGATCACCCCGTGCAACCTGTCGCTGCAACGGCTCGCGACCGCGGCGAAGGAGGGCGTGCACACCGCGGGCGGCTACCCGCTGGAGTTCGGCACGATCTCGGTCTCCGACGCCATCTCCATGGGGCACCGGGGCATGCACTACTCGCTGGTGAGCCGGGAGATCATCGCCGACTCGGTGGAGACCGTCGTCGAGGCCGAGCGGCTCGACGGGACGGTGCTCCTGGCGGGCTGCGACAAGTCGCTGCCCGGGATGCTGATGGCCGCGGCCCGGCTCGACCTCGCCGGGGTGTTCGTCTACGCCGGATCGATCATGCCGGGCCGGGTCGGCGACCGGGAGGTCAACATCGGTGACGCCTTCGAGGGCATCGGCGCCTGCGCCCGCGGCCTGATCACCCCCGACGAGCTCGACACCCTGGAACGCGCGATGTGCCCGGGGGAGGGGGCGTGCGGCGGCTTCTACACCGCGAACACGATGGCCGCGGCGGCCGAGGCGCTCGGGATGGCGCTGCCCGGCTCGGCCAGCCCGCCCGCGGTGGACCGGCGCCGCGACGGTGTCGCCAGGGCCTCCGGCGAGGCCGCGGTCGGGATGATCGCGAAGGGGCTCACCGCACGGTCGATCCTGACCCGCGAGGCCTTCGAGAACGCGATCGCCGTCGTCATGGCCTTCGGCGGGTCCACCAACGCGGTGCTGCACCTGCTCGCCATCGCCCGCGAGGCCGAGGTGCCGCTGACCCTGGACGACTTCAACACCGTCGGCGACCGGATCCCGCACCTGGCCGACGTCAAGCCGTTCGGGCGGCACCTGATGTACGCCGTCGACCAGGTCGGAGGCGTGCCGGTGGTGATGAAGGCCCTGCTCGACGCCGGCCTGATCCACGGCGACGCCCGCACCGTCACCGGCGCCACGGTCGCGGAGAACCTCGCCGAGCTCGACCCGCCCGGCCTCGACGGCTCGGTCATCCACGACCTCGCGAACCCGATCCACCCCACCGGCGGGCTCACGATCCTGCGCGGCTCGCTCGCACCCGACGGCGCGGTGGTCAAGTCCGCGGGGTTCGACGCCACCACCTTCACCGGCACCGCCCGCGTCTTCGACGGCGAGCAGGGCGCGCTCGACGCCGTCGACGCCGGCGAGATCGGGCCCGGCACGATCGTCCTGATCCGCTACGAGGGCCCCCGCGGCGGACCCGGGATGCGGGAGATGCTGGCCGTCACCGGGCGGATCAAGGGCGCGGGCCTCGGCAAGGAGGTCCTGCTGGTCACCGACGGCCGCTTCTCCGGGGCGACGACCGGGCTGTGCGTCGGGCACGTCGCGCCCGAGGCCGCCGACGGCGGACCGATCGCGCTCGTCCACGACGGGGACACGATCACCCTGGACATGAAGGCCCGCACGATCGACATCGGCGTCGAGCCCGCCGAGCTGGAGCGGCGTCGCGCGGGGTGGACGTGCCCCGAGCCGACGAACCGGCGCGGGGTGCTCGGCAAGTACGCGAAGCTCGTCTCCTCGGCGGCCGACGGGGCGGTCTGCGGCTGA
- a CDS encoding DEAD/DEAH box helicase — MTILLDQHPDLNDSGDEITTSAAMTDTDTAELDTEVAATPDATAVEEHTSSDEVAEDERTEDRTDEPVDDTPAGPTFAGLGLAPQLLDTLEKLGYASPSPIQAAAIGPLIAGRDLLGQAATGTGKTAAFSLPMLQRLADGRTSRSRGAKPFGLVLAPTRELAMQVGDAVSKYGAALGASVACVYGGAPIGPQLGQLRRGVDIVVATPGRAIDLVNRGALALDAIEVAVLDEADEMLDMGFVEDIETILGATPRGRQTVLFSATMPGRIQSLARTHLSDPADIRIKKEATPEGEAPRVRQTAYHVPRSHVTVALGRVLEMEQPTAAIVFCRTRADVDAVTETLTARGLRAEALHGGMDQEHRTRVVERLRAGRTELLVATDVAARGLDIDSLTHVVNHDVPSSPESYVHRIGRVGRAGREGVAITLVTPGSVRHLRNIERLIGASVPSAPVPSPEDLRTVRLARTALALREQAGQDADTPPQDGVEQLVVELARDHDLASIAAAAIRIARAGNSVPDDEIEIPQVRSRGGRDSGPGDRGPRRDRDGRPTGARGQGARPPKAGATRLFVSAGRASGVRPQDIVGALANESRLSGRDIGAIQIHERHSLVEVPEHAADDVLRSLRGATTLKGRKANVRRDRDNAGAR; from the coding sequence GCACCCCGACCTGAACGACTCCGGAGACGAGATCACCACTTCCGCCGCCATGACGGACACCGACACCGCCGAGCTCGACACCGAGGTCGCCGCCACCCCCGATGCGACCGCCGTCGAGGAGCACACCTCCTCGGACGAGGTCGCCGAGGACGAGCGCACCGAGGACCGTACCGACGAGCCCGTCGACGACACCCCCGCCGGCCCGACCTTCGCCGGCCTGGGCCTCGCGCCCCAGCTGCTCGACACCCTCGAGAAGCTGGGCTACGCCTCGCCGAGCCCGATCCAGGCCGCCGCGATCGGCCCGCTGATCGCCGGGCGCGACCTGCTGGGCCAGGCCGCCACCGGTACCGGCAAGACCGCCGCGTTCTCGCTGCCGATGCTGCAGCGCCTCGCCGACGGCCGCACCTCCCGCTCCCGCGGCGCCAAGCCCTTCGGCCTGGTGCTCGCCCCGACCCGTGAGCTGGCCATGCAGGTCGGCGACGCGGTCTCCAAGTACGGCGCCGCGCTCGGTGCCTCGGTCGCCTGCGTCTACGGCGGCGCGCCCATCGGCCCCCAGCTGGGCCAGCTCCGTCGCGGTGTCGACATCGTCGTCGCCACCCCGGGCCGGGCGATCGACCTGGTCAACCGCGGTGCCCTCGCGCTGGACGCGATCGAGGTCGCCGTCCTGGACGAGGCCGACGAGATGCTCGACATGGGCTTCGTCGAGGACATCGAGACGATCCTCGGCGCCACGCCGCGGGGCCGCCAGACCGTGCTGTTCTCCGCGACCATGCCGGGCCGCATCCAGAGCCTCGCGCGGACCCACCTGAGCGACCCGGCCGACATCCGGATCAAGAAGGAGGCCACGCCCGAGGGCGAGGCCCCGCGGGTCCGCCAGACCGCCTACCACGTGCCGCGCAGCCACGTCACCGTCGCGCTGGGCCGGGTGCTCGAGATGGAGCAGCCGACCGCGGCGATCGTGTTCTGCCGCACCCGCGCCGACGTCGACGCCGTCACCGAGACGCTGACCGCGCGCGGGCTGCGCGCCGAGGCGCTACACGGCGGCATGGACCAGGAGCACCGCACCCGGGTCGTCGAGCGCCTGCGCGCCGGCCGCACCGAGCTGCTGGTCGCCACCGACGTCGCGGCCCGTGGTCTCGACATCGACTCGCTCACCCACGTGGTCAACCACGACGTCCCGTCGTCGCCGGAGTCCTACGTGCACCGCATCGGCCGGGTCGGCCGCGCGGGCCGCGAGGGCGTCGCGATCACCCTGGTCACCCCGGGGTCGGTGCGGCACCTGCGCAACATCGAGCGCCTCATCGGTGCGTCGGTGCCCAGCGCGCCGGTGCCCTCGCCGGAGGACCTGCGCACCGTGCGGCTCGCCCGCACCGCGCTGGCCCTGCGCGAGCAGGCCGGTCAGGACGCCGACACCCCGCCGCAGGACGGCGTGGAGCAGCTCGTCGTCGAGCTGGCCCGCGACCACGACCTCGCCTCGATCGCCGCCGCGGCGATCCGGATCGCCCGCGCCGGCAACTCGGTGCCGGACGACGAGATCGAGATCCCGCAGGTCCGCTCGCGCGGTGGCCGCGACAGCGGCCCCGGTGACCGTGGCCCGCGCCGCGACCGCGACGGTCGTCCGACCGGTGCCCGCGGTCAGGGTGCCCGTCCGCCGAAGGCCGGTGCGACACGCCTGTTCGTCTCGGCGGGCCGTGCCTCCGGTGTGCGCCCGCAGGACATCGTGGGTGCGCTGGCGAACGAGTCCCGGCTGTCCGGCCGCGACATCGGCGCCATCCAGATCCACGAGCGCCACTCGCTGGTCGAGGTGCCCGAGCACGCCGCGGACGACGTGCTGCGCTCGCTGCGCGGTGCGACGACGCTGAAGGGCCGCAAGGCCAACGTGCGTCGCGACCGGGACAACGCCGGCGCCCGCTAG